The following proteins are encoded in a genomic region of Rhizobium sp. NLR16a:
- a CDS encoding sugar ABC transporter substrate-binding protein: protein MSTFIKDFIERETISRRNFILTSAVGMGAMLIPGLGGSARAALKDPAIAWSYRDRASAYWNSIVSGGEAFVESIGKQKGELVSLINEGSSEKSLADIKAFIAKNNGNCAIAADCNDSPNARPVVEAVKTAGAYVSTIWNKTDDLHPWDFGDNYVSHMTWSDVEPAAQTAKILFEAMGGEGGVVHLGGIAANNPAIERLAGLKKAAEDYPKIEILDAQPADWDTQKGAALMSSFLTRYGDKIKGVHCANDNIAYGVIEALRAEGIEDMPIVAYDGNPDAVKLVMEGKLLATVFTNPHWGGGISAALAYYAATGAFKPSEEPNEHREFYGPTILISQKDAADFKAKYMDETPKYDWKDFWSPTRGQIKYSG from the coding sequence ATGTCGACCTTTATCAAGGATTTCATCGAGCGGGAAACGATCTCGCGCCGCAACTTCATCCTGACATCAGCAGTGGGAATGGGCGCGATGCTCATCCCTGGTCTTGGCGGCTCCGCGAGGGCCGCGCTCAAGGACCCGGCGATAGCCTGGAGCTATCGTGACCGCGCATCCGCATACTGGAATTCCATCGTGTCTGGTGGCGAAGCCTTCGTCGAATCCATTGGCAAGCAGAAGGGCGAACTCGTCAGCCTTATCAATGAAGGATCGTCCGAGAAGTCTCTGGCCGACATCAAGGCATTCATCGCCAAGAACAACGGCAACTGCGCCATCGCCGCCGACTGCAACGACAGCCCGAATGCGCGCCCGGTCGTCGAGGCGGTCAAGACCGCCGGAGCATATGTGTCGACGATCTGGAACAAGACCGACGATTTACATCCTTGGGACTTCGGCGATAACTACGTCAGCCACATGACCTGGTCTGACGTGGAGCCAGCCGCTCAGACCGCGAAGATCCTCTTCGAAGCCATGGGCGGAGAAGGCGGCGTCGTGCACCTCGGTGGAATCGCGGCGAACAATCCCGCGATCGAGCGCCTGGCCGGCCTGAAGAAGGCGGCAGAGGACTATCCCAAGATCGAAATCCTCGACGCTCAACCTGCCGACTGGGACACCCAGAAGGGCGCCGCCCTGATGTCGTCGTTCCTGACCCGCTATGGCGACAAAATCAAGGGCGTCCACTGCGCCAACGACAACATTGCTTATGGCGTCATCGAAGCTCTGCGCGCCGAGGGCATCGAAGACATGCCTATCGTCGCGTACGACGGCAACCCCGACGCCGTGAAGCTCGTCATGGAAGGGAAGCTCCTGGCGACCGTCTTCACAAATCCACATTGGGGCGGCGGCATCTCGGCGGCACTCGCCTACTATGCTGCAACGGGCGCATTCAAGCCATCCGAAGAGCCGAACGAGCACCGCGAGTTCTATGGCCCGACGATCCTGATCTCTCAGAAGGACGCCGCCGACTTCAAGGCGAAATACATGGACGAAACGCCGAAGTACGATTGGAAGGACTTCTGGTCGCCGACAAGGGGGCAGATCAAGTACAGCGGCTAA
- a CDS encoding TetR/AcrR family transcriptional regulator: protein MNSNAKIKRAGKPPRDAEATKARILEAAKKEFAKNGLAGARVDVIAERSLNNKRMMYHYFESKDKLFQMVLEQAYVDIRTAEHKLNLESLDPKEALETFVRFTFAYYLKHPEFITLVNSANLHRAKHLKGSEVIRTTNRKLVSLVGGILARGVEAGVFRDGIDPVQLNITIAAIGYYYLTNRFTGSIIYERDLMDKDALENRVAFNVETIMRMVCV from the coding sequence TTGAACTCGAATGCAAAGATCAAGAGAGCTGGCAAACCGCCACGGGATGCAGAGGCTACGAAGGCCCGGATTTTGGAGGCCGCCAAAAAGGAATTCGCGAAAAACGGTCTTGCAGGTGCTCGCGTCGACGTCATCGCGGAGAGGTCGCTCAACAACAAGCGGATGATGTACCACTATTTCGAGAGTAAGGATAAGCTCTTCCAGATGGTACTCGAGCAGGCCTACGTCGACATCCGCACGGCGGAGCACAAACTGAACCTGGAGAGCCTGGATCCGAAGGAGGCGCTCGAAACATTCGTCCGATTCACCTTCGCCTACTATCTGAAGCATCCAGAGTTTATAACCTTGGTAAACAGCGCCAACCTACATCGCGCCAAGCACCTCAAGGGATCCGAAGTCATCAGGACGACCAACCGCAAGCTCGTCAGCCTGGTCGGTGGCATATTAGCTAGGGGCGTTGAAGCCGGTGTATTTCGTGACGGAATCGACCCGGTCCAGCTGAACATCACGATCGCGGCAATCGGCTATTACTACCTGACAAACCGGTTCACGGGTTCCATTATTTACGAACGCGACCTAATGGATAAGGATGCGCTCGAGAACCGCGTGGCGTTCAACGTCGAAACGATCATGAGGATGGTCTGCGTCTAG
- a CDS encoding ABC transporter permease — MDFHKLKPHLPWITLLALLAIVGIPNPDFLRPTNLLELAGDIVPLFIMALGLTFAVYIGGIDLSAQSIANMVTVIASVYLASIGPWVAVVCVACGFLLGMVSGYATTKLFVPSFISTLAVGGLAFSVAQWLSGQRALNMNAAQRDDVFGWMIGHVGIIPNELLLAAGLLLICLFIERRTRLGRVFKAIGAGEPAAAASGVDVGFYKILAFAISGALAAIAGLLFAVKLSGGAPTIANGFLLPAIVAVLVGGTPLTGGVGGVLNTAIGAMIVAVIRSSMLYFGIEATQQQMVFGLVLIGAIALTIDRSKLKTVK, encoded by the coding sequence ATGGATTTTCACAAGCTAAAGCCGCATCTTCCCTGGATCACCCTGCTCGCGCTTCTGGCGATCGTAGGGATCCCTAACCCTGACTTTCTCAGGCCAACGAACTTGCTTGAACTCGCGGGCGATATTGTCCCGCTGTTCATCATGGCGCTCGGGCTCACGTTCGCTGTCTATATCGGCGGTATCGACCTATCTGCCCAGTCCATTGCCAACATGGTCACGGTAATCGCATCCGTGTACCTGGCGAGCATAGGCCCTTGGGTCGCTGTCGTCTGTGTCGCATGCGGGTTTCTGCTTGGGATGGTATCCGGTTATGCGACCACGAAGCTCTTCGTTCCCTCGTTCATATCCACGCTGGCTGTCGGCGGGCTGGCGTTTTCCGTTGCGCAGTGGCTGTCGGGGCAGCGTGCACTCAACATGAATGCCGCGCAGCGCGACGACGTATTTGGATGGATGATCGGGCACGTCGGCATCATTCCAAATGAGCTTCTCCTTGCCGCAGGACTTCTCTTGATCTGCCTTTTCATTGAACGCCGCACACGGCTCGGGCGCGTTTTCAAGGCTATCGGCGCGGGAGAGCCGGCGGCGGCGGCATCGGGAGTGGACGTCGGGTTCTACAAGATCCTCGCCTTTGCGATTTCCGGGGCTTTGGCCGCGATTGCGGGGTTGCTATTTGCAGTCAAGCTGTCGGGTGGCGCGCCGACGATCGCAAACGGCTTTCTGCTGCCGGCGATCGTTGCCGTCCTGGTGGGTGGCACCCCTCTCACGGGCGGCGTCGGCGGCGTGCTAAACACCGCGATCGGGGCGATGATCGTCGCCGTCATTCGCTCCTCCATGCTCTATTTCGGAATTGAGGCGACCCAGCAACAGATGGTGTTCGGTCTAGTCCTGATCGGGGCCATCGCTCTGACGATCGACCGCTCCAAACTTAAGACGGTGAAATAA
- a CDS encoding transposase domain-containing protein, giving the protein MNGLDPQAYLADVLDRIHDHKINRLDELLPWNWSAITTVDAKAA; this is encoded by the coding sequence ATGAATGGACTTGATCCGCAGGCCTATCTGGCTGACGTGCTCGATCGCATCCACGATCACAAGATCAATCGGTTAGACGAACTGCTTCCGTGGAACTGGTCGGCGATCACCACAGTCGACGCAAAGGCAGCCTGA
- a CDS encoding ABC transporter permease, producing MASVSRENLIKWAPLLVLVALVILFTAINPTFFSVRNFSRIAVSSAPALMVAIGVTFIIVMGSIDLSMEGTVTLTAVLFAYLFVALGGTLAGLGSLAIPITLVIGAVIGAINGLVHVKLRIPSFMASLAMGFIGTGAGILLTGGDIVKVSDPVFRGLLTLRFLGFPMMVYVAVLGLLVAWFIQRYTILGRNFYAVGGGEDLAHASGVNVARVRILGFGLAGAFYALAAILVVGRIGQAESISGANFMFVSITSVVVGGVALWGGIGGVWNALIGVLIVGVINNGMVVIGLPDFMQQGVLGALVILSVVLSTDRFSTAFVK from the coding sequence ATGGCGTCGGTATCGCGCGAGAATCTTATTAAATGGGCACCGTTGCTGGTGCTCGTGGCCTTGGTGATCCTGTTCACCGCTATCAATCCGACGTTCTTCTCCGTCCGGAATTTTTCAAGAATTGCCGTCTCTTCCGCACCTGCGCTTATGGTGGCGATAGGCGTCACCTTCATCATTGTGATGGGATCGATTGATCTCTCGATGGAAGGCACCGTGACGCTCACCGCCGTTCTGTTCGCCTACCTCTTCGTTGCACTTGGCGGAACGCTGGCCGGATTGGGCTCGCTCGCAATCCCAATCACTCTAGTGATCGGAGCGGTCATTGGGGCCATCAACGGGCTCGTTCACGTCAAGCTCCGAATACCTTCGTTCATGGCAAGCTTGGCAATGGGCTTCATTGGCACGGGCGCGGGAATTCTTCTGACCGGTGGCGACATCGTCAAAGTGTCAGACCCCGTTTTCCGCGGTCTTCTGACGTTACGATTTCTGGGCTTTCCCATGATGGTCTACGTTGCAGTCCTCGGGCTCCTGGTAGCGTGGTTCATCCAGCGCTACACGATCCTCGGCCGCAACTTCTATGCCGTTGGCGGCGGCGAGGATCTTGCACACGCCTCTGGCGTGAACGTGGCCCGTGTACGGATCCTGGGTTTTGGCCTTGCTGGCGCGTTCTACGCGCTCGCTGCGATTCTCGTCGTTGGTAGGATTGGCCAGGCGGAATCCATTTCTGGCGCGAATTTCATGTTTGTCTCCATCACTTCTGTCGTTGTCGGTGGTGTCGCGCTGTGGGGCGGCATCGGTGGCGTCTGGAACGCCTTGATCGGTGTCCTCATCGTCGGAGTGATCAATAACGGCATGGTTGTCATCGGGCTGCCTGACTTCATGCAGCAGGGCGTCCTTGGCGCTCTCGTCATTTTGTCTGTCGTCCTTTCGACCGACCGCTTCTCGACCGCGTTCGTAAAGTGA
- a CDS encoding aldo/keto reductase encodes MSICFRPGYERAFGTYPLTGEDLRRAFAVAYHVGYRSFDTAQMYGNEADLGEAIRHAKVATSDLLVTTKVHPDNYGEDRFIHSVETSLEALGMSQVNLLLLHWPDPSGDNKNALRLLRDAKRKGLASEIGVSNFTSGMMKEAQSLLEGEVAINQVEFHPLLDQSILLEASYQCGVPLSSFCSVARGEVFRYPEFERIGKSYGKTAAQVALRWILQKGVAINTMSTKPENMRSNFDVMDFTLTSVDMRLIDALNKTNFRCVDKQKVPWAPQWDGPSPS; translated from the coding sequence ATGTCGATTTGTTTTCGGCCCGGATACGAGCGTGCGTTTGGAACCTACCCCTTAACCGGAGAGGATTTGAGGCGGGCTTTTGCCGTTGCATACCACGTCGGCTATCGATCCTTTGACACTGCCCAGATGTATGGCAACGAGGCTGACCTGGGCGAGGCAATCAGACATGCGAAGGTCGCCACGAGCGATCTCCTCGTTACAACGAAGGTACATCCCGACAACTACGGCGAGGACCGCTTCATACACTCCGTTGAGACTAGTCTGGAGGCTCTCGGGATGTCGCAGGTGAATCTACTGCTGCTTCATTGGCCAGATCCGTCCGGTGACAACAAGAACGCGCTGCGGCTCCTGCGGGACGCGAAGCGCAAGGGTCTGGCTTCCGAGATCGGCGTATCTAACTTCACGTCCGGCATGATGAAGGAGGCACAGTCCCTTCTCGAAGGCGAGGTCGCAATCAATCAGGTGGAGTTCCACCCCCTGCTCGACCAGTCGATCCTGCTTGAGGCGTCCTATCAGTGCGGAGTTCCGCTCTCGTCGTTCTGTTCAGTCGCAAGGGGCGAGGTGTTTCGCTACCCGGAGTTCGAACGGATCGGCAAATCTTACGGGAAGACAGCCGCACAGGTAGCGCTGCGCTGGATCCTTCAGAAGGGCGTTGCGATCAACACCATGTCTACAAAGCCGGAGAATATGCGCTCCAACTTTGACGTCATGGACTTCACTCTGACCAGTGTCGACATGCGTTTGATTGATGCCCTCAACAAGACCAATTTCCGATGCGTCGACAAGCAGAAGGTGCCGTGGGCGCCGCAGTGGGACGGCCCCTCTCCATCATAG
- a CDS encoding sugar ABC transporter ATP-binding protein produces the protein MFQLKAVDKRFPGVHALKAVNFEIGRGEIVGLVGENGAGKSSLMKVIYGAYQPDSGQVTINGKSVRFSSPRQAMEHGIGMVFQEQSLITNLSVMENIFLGYEAQFTRAGVVNWRRMAEAARFQLAKVKLDIDPVLTTSKLSFAQRQLVELAKVLTLEERVKGDLIILLDEPTSVLSQEEVKLLFKLVRELTARASFIFVSHRMDEVMELSNRVYVMKDGQVVDVVASVEADIESIQRKMVGRNIDREYYRETKQQPYDAAKALVELDNVSLPGKVHDVSLKVHAGEVICLVGAEGSGREGIMRAIYGMLSPIRGTIKIKGRKPTRFNPMRAVAMGLGYVPRERKVEGIVAGMNVYENMTLSQLGRRSCGGVMRVGEERALARDWIRKLSIKAHSEFADCGNLSGGNQQKVVLAKWRSGGSDIMLLDHPTRGLDIGAKEDVYEMIRDMSATGVGIVLVADTLEEAIGLAHTILVIKDGRVTKSFDYTPGAKPSLFDLLHYMI, from the coding sequence ATGTTCCAATTGAAAGCAGTCGACAAGCGCTTCCCGGGCGTGCACGCGCTCAAGGCCGTAAATTTCGAAATCGGGCGCGGCGAGATCGTTGGTCTGGTGGGCGAGAACGGGGCGGGCAAATCTAGCCTCATGAAGGTAATATATGGCGCGTACCAGCCGGATTCGGGCCAAGTCACGATCAACGGCAAGTCCGTGCGGTTCTCAAGCCCCCGCCAGGCCATGGAGCATGGCATCGGGATGGTCTTCCAGGAGCAGTCTCTGATCACCAACCTCAGCGTGATGGAGAACATATTCCTTGGCTATGAAGCCCAGTTCACCAGAGCCGGAGTGGTAAACTGGCGGAGGATGGCGGAGGCTGCACGCTTCCAGCTTGCAAAGGTGAAGCTCGATATCGATCCGGTGTTGACAACGTCCAAGCTCTCCTTCGCGCAGCGCCAGCTGGTCGAATTGGCCAAGGTCCTTACACTTGAGGAACGCGTGAAGGGCGACCTTATCATTCTCCTCGACGAGCCGACGTCGGTGCTCAGTCAGGAGGAGGTCAAGCTGCTGTTTAAGCTTGTCCGCGAACTCACGGCGCGCGCGTCGTTCATTTTCGTCTCGCACCGTATGGACGAGGTGATGGAACTCAGCAACCGCGTCTACGTGATGAAGGACGGGCAGGTGGTCGACGTCGTCGCGAGCGTTGAAGCCGATATCGAAAGCATTCAGCGCAAGATGGTCGGCCGCAACATCGATCGTGAATACTATCGCGAGACGAAGCAGCAGCCGTACGATGCTGCGAAGGCGCTTGTCGAACTCGACAATGTCTCTCTGCCAGGGAAGGTCCACGATGTCTCGCTGAAGGTTCACGCGGGAGAGGTTATCTGCCTAGTCGGTGCCGAAGGCTCCGGTCGCGAAGGCATCATGCGGGCGATCTACGGGATGCTCTCGCCCATCCGCGGCACGATCAAGATCAAGGGCAGGAAACCGACGCGCTTCAACCCCATGAGGGCTGTCGCGATGGGGCTCGGTTATGTGCCGCGCGAGCGCAAGGTCGAGGGTATCGTGGCTGGAATGAACGTCTACGAGAACATGACTCTTTCCCAGCTTGGCCGTCGGTCGTGTGGGGGCGTTATGCGGGTTGGAGAGGAGCGGGCGCTGGCGCGCGACTGGATCCGCAAGCTATCAATCAAGGCTCATTCCGAGTTCGCCGACTGCGGCAATCTATCAGGTGGAAACCAGCAGAAGGTCGTTCTGGCCAAATGGCGGTCGGGCGGGTCGGACATCATGCTACTCGACCATCCGACGCGCGGCCTGGATATTGGCGCCAAGGAAGACGTCTACGAGATGATCCGCGACATGTCCGCGACCGGCGTCGGGATCGTGCTGGTCGCCGACACACTGGAGGAAGCGATCGGATTGGCGCACACGATCCTCGTAATCAAGGACGGCAGGGTCACGAAGTCATTCGATTATACGCCGGGCGCAAAGCCGTCTCTCTTCGACCTCCTACATTACATGATCTGA
- a CDS encoding alcohol dehydrogenase catalytic domain-containing protein, which yields MIVPENMKAAVLVAPGKFEFRDVPVPKLGHDDVLVRVTQVGICGTDIHMFHGRYAADALPIIPGHEFCGVVAAVGEGVKNVKIGTRVVSDINIGCGACYWCRRNEVLNCSEVTQIGIGRDGAFAEFVAVPSRLVIPAPDDVPVETLALTEPVGCVVRAAKKSQVGIGDSVVVLGAGPIGNLHVQMMRLVGAAPIIVFDLSAARCQAALAVGADIAVTDPAGLKDVVMRATDAIGADLVIESVGLVKLYETAFDLIRKGGHVAFFGITGPQDKLDVPILQTVLQENSLKGSVAAMGEDMHQALRLLVHGRFDVTPFTGAVYPLSDIQQAFDSLPSRPNDLKTQLRVS from the coding sequence ATGATCGTTCCTGAAAACATGAAAGCAGCGGTGCTGGTTGCACCGGGAAAATTCGAGTTCCGGGACGTTCCCGTTCCCAAGCTTGGCCACGACGACGTCCTTGTCCGGGTGACGCAGGTCGGGATCTGTGGAACTGACATACACATGTTCCACGGGCGCTATGCGGCCGACGCACTGCCGATCATACCCGGCCATGAGTTCTGCGGCGTTGTCGCAGCGGTCGGCGAGGGCGTGAAAAATGTGAAGATCGGAACGCGGGTAGTCTCAGACATCAACATCGGGTGCGGAGCCTGCTACTGGTGCCGCCGCAATGAGGTTCTCAACTGCTCCGAGGTCACGCAGATCGGTATTGGGCGGGACGGCGCGTTCGCGGAATTCGTTGCAGTGCCGTCTCGACTCGTCATTCCCGCACCCGACGACGTACCGGTGGAAACACTGGCCCTGACCGAACCCGTCGGATGCGTCGTTCGCGCCGCAAAAAAGTCTCAGGTCGGCATCGGGGATTCTGTGGTGGTGCTGGGGGCAGGACCAATCGGAAATCTGCATGTCCAGATGATGCGCCTCGTCGGCGCGGCTCCGATCATCGTATTCGATCTGTCCGCAGCTCGGTGCCAGGCGGCCCTTGCCGTCGGAGCCGACATCGCGGTCACAGACCCCGCTGGACTCAAGGATGTGGTGATGCGCGCAACAGACGCGATCGGCGCAGATCTTGTCATCGAGAGTGTCGGCCTGGTCAAGCTCTACGAGACCGCCTTCGATCTTATCCGAAAAGGAGGACATGTCGCCTTCTTCGGCATCACAGGACCACAGGACAAGCTTGACGTCCCTATCCTGCAGACCGTCCTTCAGGAAAACAGCCTGAAGGGATCGGTCGCAGCCATGGGCGAAGACATGCATCAGGCCCTAAGGCTTCTCGTACACGGCAGGTTTGACGTTACGCCTTTCACCGGAGCGGTCTATCCACTTTCGGACATACAGCAGGCATTCGACAGTCTACCCTCCCGACCAAACGACCTGAAAACCCAGCTACGGGTGTCGTGA
- a CDS encoding GMC family oxidoreductase N-terminal domain-containing protein, with the protein MTEAFDYIVVGGGSAGCVLAARLSEDSDARVCVIEAGDQDKNPLIHMPVGFAKMTTGPLTWGLETVPQKHAMNRVIPYAQAKVLGGGSSINAEVYTRGHPSDYDRWEQEGAEGWGFSQIQKYFLRAEGNTAYSGPLHGTGGPLAVSNIPDPNVMTKAFARSCQEYGMPYNPDFNGDRQEGAGIYQITTRNNRRCSAAVGYLKPVLRRPNLTLVTRALVLRIVFEGRRAVGIEYVVGGRKMLARASAEVIVTAGAIGTPKLLLQSGIGPAEHLRSVGIDVVQELGGVGQNLTDHFGVDIVAEIRSRDSLDKYNDFCWMAWAGLQYALFNSGPVTSNVVEGGAFWFGDKSETRPDLQFHFLAGAGAEAGVPSVPKGSSGVTLNSYVLRPKSRGSVTLRSSDPRDIPLVDPNFLSDPDDLRIAVEGVKISCEIMRQPSLQKYVKTLHFPDANVRTQSEFEDYARRFGRTSYHPTCTCRMGTDPMSVVDPRLRIHGLEGIRICDSSAMPSLVGSNTNAPTIMIAEHASDLIRGNR; encoded by the coding sequence ATGACCGAAGCCTTCGATTACATCGTAGTGGGTGGCGGCTCGGCGGGCTGCGTTCTCGCAGCCCGTTTGTCCGAGGATTCGGACGCGAGGGTCTGCGTCATCGAAGCCGGCGACCAGGATAAGAACCCGCTCATCCATATGCCCGTTGGCTTCGCCAAGATGACAACCGGCCCGCTTACCTGGGGCCTTGAAACGGTGCCCCAGAAACACGCGATGAACCGTGTTATTCCCTACGCCCAGGCAAAAGTTCTCGGCGGAGGGTCTTCCATCAACGCCGAAGTCTACACGCGGGGTCATCCGAGCGACTACGACCGCTGGGAGCAGGAAGGGGCGGAAGGGTGGGGCTTCAGCCAGATACAAAAGTACTTCCTTAGAGCAGAAGGCAACACGGCCTACTCCGGTCCGCTGCACGGCACCGGCGGTCCGCTCGCCGTTTCCAACATCCCCGACCCCAATGTCATGACCAAGGCCTTTGCGCGAAGCTGCCAGGAATATGGGATGCCCTACAATCCCGACTTCAACGGCGATCGGCAGGAAGGGGCGGGAATCTACCAGATCACGACTCGGAACAATCGCCGCTGCTCGGCGGCCGTGGGATATCTCAAACCCGTGCTCCGCCGTCCGAACCTGACGCTAGTGACGAGAGCGTTAGTGCTGCGGATCGTGTTCGAGGGCAGGCGTGCCGTCGGGATCGAGTATGTCGTCGGCGGCCGGAAAATGCTGGCGAGAGCGAGTGCCGAGGTGATCGTTACTGCAGGGGCGATAGGGACTCCAAAGCTCCTGCTCCAATCGGGCATCGGTCCGGCTGAACATCTTCGATCGGTGGGCATCGACGTGGTGCAGGAACTCGGTGGCGTCGGCCAGAATCTAACCGATCACTTCGGCGTCGACATCGTCGCCGAAATCAGGAGCCGCGACAGTCTGGACAAGTACAATGACTTCTGCTGGATGGCCTGGGCCGGGCTGCAATATGCCCTGTTCAATTCGGGCCCGGTAACATCGAACGTCGTTGAAGGCGGCGCCTTTTGGTTCGGCGACAAGTCCGAAACGCGACCAGACCTGCAGTTCCACTTCCTTGCAGGCGCCGGAGCGGAGGCCGGCGTTCCATCGGTTCCAAAGGGCTCTTCAGGAGTTACACTGAACAGCTACGTCCTCAGGCCGAAGTCACGCGGTAGCGTGACACTTCGCTCGTCGGATCCTCGCGATATTCCCCTCGTCGATCCAAACTTCCTATCGGATCCCGATGACTTGAGGATCGCGGTCGAGGGCGTCAAGATCAGTTGTGAGATCATGCGTCAGCCGTCGCTGCAGAAGTACGTGAAGACTTTGCACTTCCCCGATGCGAACGTCAGGACGCAGTCCGAATTTGAGGACTATGCCCGCCGATTTGGGAGGACGTCCTATCATCCGACCTGTACCTGCAGGATGGGGACCGATCCAATGTCCGTCGTCGATCCGAGACTTCGGATCCATGGCCTCGAAGGGATTCGCATCTGCGACAGCTCGGCGATGCCGTCGCTTGTCGGATCCAACACTAACGCGCCTACGATCATGATTGCCGAGCATGCCTCAGATCTCATCAGGGGGAATCGTTAG
- a CDS encoding aldehyde dehydrogenase family protein produces MDQLAPKHRLPDQPKEFGYFVDGQWKSREDRFERASPGHGVAVSRTVRCTLDDLNDAVSAARRAFENGSWADISGAERAGVLLRTAEIMKRRREEVAYWEVLENGKPISQALGEIDHCIACFETGAGAARALHGDSFNNLGKDLFGMVLREPIGVVGLITPWNFPFLILCERVPFILASGCTLVVKPSEVTSVTTLLLAEILEEAGLPRGAYNVVTGSGRTIGQAMTEHQDIDMISFTGSTAVGRACVHAAADSNFKKLGLELGGKNPIIVFADADLDSAADAAAFGISFNTGQCCVSSSRLIVEVKVADEFEKLLAAKMQKIVVGDPLDPTTQVGAITTEAQNKTILDYIEKGKSAGAKVLVGGAKFDHEGGQYIQPTLFTGVTRNMAIATDEIFGPVLSSFMFETADEAVQIANDTVYGLAASLWTSDVSKALSVTRRVRAGRFWVNTIMAGGPEMPLGGFKQSGWGREAGAYGVEEYTQIKSVHVDLAKRQPWIS; encoded by the coding sequence ATGGATCAGCTTGCACCAAAACACCGACTTCCCGATCAGCCAAAGGAATTCGGCTACTTCGTCGACGGCCAGTGGAAGAGCCGCGAGGACAGGTTCGAACGCGCGTCGCCGGGACATGGCGTAGCGGTCTCCCGCACAGTGCGCTGCACGTTGGATGATCTCAACGACGCGGTCTCCGCTGCTCGCCGCGCCTTTGAAAACGGGTCCTGGGCGGACATTTCAGGAGCGGAACGCGCTGGCGTACTCCTCCGAACAGCGGAGATCATGAAGCGCCGACGTGAGGAAGTCGCCTATTGGGAAGTCCTCGAAAACGGCAAACCTATCTCTCAGGCCCTGGGCGAGATCGATCATTGCATCGCATGCTTCGAGACGGGCGCCGGAGCGGCACGCGCCCTGCATGGGGACAGTTTCAACAATCTCGGCAAAGACCTGTTCGGCATGGTTCTGAGAGAGCCGATCGGCGTCGTGGGTCTGATCACGCCCTGGAATTTCCCGTTCCTGATACTTTGTGAACGCGTCCCCTTCATTCTGGCTTCCGGGTGCACTCTCGTCGTCAAGCCCTCGGAGGTGACAAGCGTGACGACACTGCTGCTCGCCGAAATTCTGGAGGAAGCTGGTCTTCCCCGAGGCGCCTACAACGTGGTGACCGGGTCAGGTCGGACGATCGGCCAAGCGATGACCGAACATCAGGACATCGACATGATTTCCTTCACAGGGTCGACGGCGGTCGGCCGGGCCTGTGTCCATGCTGCGGCGGATTCGAACTTCAAGAAGCTCGGACTCGAGCTTGGCGGAAAGAACCCGATCATCGTCTTCGCGGATGCGGATCTAGATTCTGCGGCGGACGCGGCTGCTTTCGGGATCTCCTTCAACACGGGACAGTGCTGCGTTTCCTCAAGTCGGCTAATCGTTGAAGTCAAGGTGGCTGACGAGTTCGAAAAGCTGCTCGCCGCGAAGATGCAGAAGATCGTTGTCGGCGATCCGCTTGATCCAACTACGCAGGTTGGTGCTATAACCACCGAGGCTCAGAACAAGACGATCCTGGACTACATTGAGAAGGGCAAATCGGCGGGCGCGAAAGTTCTGGTAGGCGGCGCGAAGTTCGATCACGAGGGCGGCCAGTACATCCAGCCGACGCTCTTCACGGGCGTCACCCGAAACATGGCTATCGCAACCGACGAAATCTTCGGACCGGTGCTCTCCAGCTTCATGTTCGAAACCGCAGATGAGGCGGTGCAGATTGCAAACGACACGGTGTACGGACTTGCCGCCAGCCTGTGGACTTCAGACGTCAGCAAGGCACTCTCTGTGACCCGCCGGGTTCGCGCCGGGCGGTTCTGGGTGAACACGATCATGGCGGGTGGTCCGGAAATGCCGCTCGGAGGCTTCAAGCAATCCGGATGGGGTCGCGAGGCTGGAGCGTACGGTGTCGAGGAATACACCCAGATCAAGTCCGTCCATGTGGATCTCGCCAAGCGCCAGCCTTGGATCTCGTGA